One segment of Streptomyces roseifaciens DNA contains the following:
- a CDS encoding succinate dehydrogenase/fumarate reductase iron-sulfur subunit, whose product MSYEAHFKVWRGDADGGSLVDYTVTVNEGEVVLDIIHRLQATEAADLAVRWNCKAGKCGSCSAEINGRPRLMCMTRMSLLDPDEPVVVTPMRAFPVVRDLVTDVSFNYAKAREVPSFVPPAGLGPGEYRMQQEDVERSQEFRKCIECFLCQNTCHVVRDHEENKPVFAGPRFLMRVAELDMHPLDGAADAGLDRKRSAQEEHGLGYCNITKCCTEVCPEHIKITDNALIPLKERAVDRKYDPLVWLGSRIRRRV is encoded by the coding sequence TTGAGTTACGAGGCCCACTTCAAGGTGTGGCGGGGCGACGCGGACGGCGGCTCCCTCGTCGACTACACCGTGACCGTCAACGAGGGCGAGGTCGTCCTCGACATCATCCACCGGCTCCAGGCCACCGAGGCCGCCGATCTCGCCGTGCGGTGGAACTGCAAGGCGGGCAAGTGCGGCTCGTGCAGCGCGGAGATCAACGGGCGGCCGCGGCTGATGTGCATGACGCGGATGTCGCTGCTCGACCCGGACGAGCCCGTCGTGGTCACCCCGATGCGGGCGTTCCCCGTGGTGCGGGACCTGGTGACGGACGTGTCCTTCAATTACGCCAAGGCGCGCGAGGTCCCCTCGTTCGTCCCGCCGGCCGGGCTCGGGCCCGGGGAGTACCGGATGCAGCAGGAGGACGTGGAGCGCTCCCAGGAGTTCCGCAAGTGCATCGAGTGCTTCCTGTGCCAGAACACCTGCCACGTGGTGCGTGATCACGAGGAGAACAAGCCGGTCTTCGCCGGCCCCCGCTTCCTGATGCGCGTCGCCGAGCTGGACATGCACCCGCTGGACGGGGCCGCCGATGCGGGCCTGGACCGCAAGCGCTCCGCGCAGGAGGAGCACGGGCTCGGCTACTGCAACATCACCAAGTGCTGCACGGAGGTCTGTCCCGAGCACATCAAGATCACCGACAATGCGCTGATCCCGCTGAAGGAGCGTGCCGTCGACCGGAAGTACGACCCGCTGGTCTGGCTCGGGAGCAGGATCCGCCGCCGGGTGTGA
- a CDS encoding TPM domain-containing protein, producing the protein MTRLSRRYGKGAPGRAVAGALLVLCALLLPAPATRADTPLDLDAGGRITDTVGALGRRRAQVTTAIERLRTTQRVQLYVTYVRDFSGRSARAWADATADRNGLGEHEVLLAVATHGQQYAVSADKRSGFRADQLKAVADTAIAPAVAQHDWAGAAIGAADGYRAVLRGEPVRPPAISPGSKDPGGEGLVPGHRRVWLPVAMGAGLCLLGLYLCARRTSRRRRAEQEQPYAPATVTPPGLARLAQPLTPLPELDAEAVRALVGTDDAVRTSAEELLFAAAQLGEEAARPFAEAVAYAKEELADAFRLRQALDDAPYEDEDIRRRTLDEICSHCTSANRRLDAESESFDRLRGLRANAAGILARAEADAQSLSPRVATAEAALAALAGHCTAAALAAVARHPGEARDRLSFATAALTEARRALAADDSDGAAISLRAGEAALSQARVLTLAALRRAHELTGATRRLPAALAEAEARAPRGSPQARALACARREVESGRYDPRAVLRHVEETAAALDAGHEDRARARAGRALRRVRGEVAAARDFVTTHRGAIGCRARTRLAEAERHLALARTAGDLRTVRSETGHADSLARQARALAEHDVGTYGTRYDPGTPPPARALGGALLGGIVLAGLLPATFGGGATRGRLAAG; encoded by the coding sequence GTGACGCGGCTTTCGAGGCGGTACGGGAAGGGGGCGCCGGGACGGGCCGTCGCCGGCGCCCTCCTCGTGCTGTGCGCCCTGCTGCTCCCGGCCCCCGCCACCCGCGCCGACACCCCCCTCGACCTGGACGCCGGCGGCCGCATCACCGACACCGTCGGCGCCCTCGGCCGGCGCCGCGCACAGGTGACGACCGCGATCGAACGGCTGCGCACCACCCAGCGCGTCCAGCTCTACGTCACCTACGTCCGCGACTTCTCCGGCCGCTCGGCGCGCGCCTGGGCGGACGCCACCGCCGACCGCAACGGCCTCGGCGAGCACGAGGTCCTGCTCGCCGTCGCCACCCACGGCCAGCAGTACGCCGTCTCCGCCGACAAGCGCTCCGGCTTCCGCGCCGACCAGCTCAAGGCCGTCGCCGACACCGCCATCGCGCCCGCCGTCGCCCAGCACGACTGGGCCGGGGCGGCCATCGGAGCCGCCGACGGCTACCGGGCCGTCCTCCGGGGCGAACCGGTGCGTCCGCCCGCCATCTCCCCCGGCAGCAAGGACCCCGGCGGCGAAGGCCTCGTCCCCGGGCACCGCAGGGTCTGGCTCCCCGTCGCCATGGGCGCCGGGCTGTGCCTCCTGGGGCTGTACCTGTGCGCCCGGCGAACCTCCCGAAGACGCCGCGCGGAGCAGGAGCAGCCGTACGCCCCGGCGACCGTCACCCCGCCCGGCCTCGCCCGCCTCGCGCAGCCGCTGACGCCGCTGCCCGAACTCGACGCGGAGGCCGTCCGCGCCCTCGTCGGGACGGACGACGCGGTCCGTACCAGCGCCGAGGAACTCCTCTTCGCCGCCGCCCAGTTGGGCGAGGAGGCCGCCCGGCCGTTCGCCGAGGCCGTGGCCTACGCCAAGGAGGAGCTCGCCGACGCCTTCCGGCTGCGGCAGGCCCTCGACGACGCGCCCTACGAGGACGAGGACATCCGCCGCCGGACCCTGGACGAGATCTGCTCGCACTGCACCAGCGCGAACCGGCGCCTGGACGCCGAGTCCGAGTCCTTCGACCGGCTGCGCGGCCTCAGAGCCAACGCGGCCGGCATCCTGGCCCGCGCCGAGGCCGACGCGCAGTCCCTCTCCCCCCGCGTCGCCACCGCCGAGGCCGCCCTCGCCGCCCTCGCCGGGCACTGCACCGCGGCCGCCCTGGCCGCCGTGGCCCGCCACCCGGGAGAGGCCCGAGACCGGCTGTCCTTCGCCACGGCCGCCCTCACCGAGGCCCGGCGCGCCCTCGCGGCCGACGACTCCGACGGCGCGGCGATCTCCCTGCGCGCCGGCGAGGCCGCCCTGTCCCAGGCCCGCGTCCTGACCCTCGCCGCCCTGCGCCGCGCCCACGAGCTGACCGGCGCCACCAGACGGCTCCCCGCCGCCCTCGCGGAGGCCGAGGCGCGCGCCCCGCGCGGCAGCCCCCAGGCACGCGCCCTCGCCTGCGCCCGCCGCGAGGTCGAGAGCGGGCGGTACGACCCGCGGGCCGTGCTGCGGCACGTGGAGGAGACGGCGGCGGCCCTGGACGCCGGGCACGAGGACCGGGCGCGGGCCCGGGCCGGGCGGGCCCTGCGCCGGGTCCGGGGCGAGGTGGCCGCCGCCCGCGACTTCGTCACCACCCACCGGGGCGCGATCGGCTGCCGGGCCCGCACCCGCCTCGCCGAGGCCGAACGCCACCTGGCCCTCGCCCGCACCGCCGGCGACCTGCGCACCGTCCGCTCGGAGACGGGCCACGCGGACTCCCTCGCCCGCCAGGCCCGCGCCCTGGCCGAACACGACGTGGGCACCTACGGCACCCGCTACGACCCCGGCACCCCGCCCCCCGCCCGGGCCCTGGGCGGCGCCCTCCTGGGCGGCATCGTCCTGGCAGGCCTCCTCCCGGCGACGTTCGGCGGCGGAGCGACCCGCGGCCGCCTGGCCGCCGGCTGA
- a CDS encoding ABC transporter substrate-binding protein produces the protein MAFNRSLRRVGPSRPGRSLRPVPSIRALRSRTRRGAVLLSAGILLTGCGLDQDGDGVVTPQDIAVAPRAKVADGGTLTWAVDTLPSTLNTFQTDADATTQRVAAAVLPALFTTDGRGRPQRNADYLRSAEVVQREPHQVVVYKLNPKAVWSDGKALTAADFEAQWKALRGKDSAYWTARNAGYDRIDRVERGADDQEVKVTFARSCADWPALFTPLYPKAVMSSADGFNDGARNELALSAGPFRIAGRDKQQGTLTLARDPKWWGDPAKLDRLVLRTVPRAERAEALAAGKLDLADVSAADARRITDANKPAKQDKGDKPPAAAAPRSPALRGVVVRKSLEPGYTQLALNGASGPLADERVRRAVARAIDRRALAKSVLGPLGLPTEPLGSHLFLAGQEGYEDNSDAIGGPDPKAAQALLADAGWEQGRADGRRTAAGADGADDRSGTPGRTVELRPGPQAGPDPADEDEDGTEDGADDSEDGGDLENGGDDGSWPDDKRTARDGGGKAAAAPVRMKNGKKLTLRFVVPVSAGTESLRSVADHIARRLDAVGIATEMTKVGDVGFFKDHIAAGSYDLALYSWPATAFPATDARPLFAKPQPAADGSLVVEQNYTRVGTDRIDQLFDQASTELDAEASRDLAGRADARIWALAGSIPLYQRPQLVGARKTVVNAGAFGLGAPRYQDIGFRR, from the coding sequence ATGGCCTTTAACCGATCTCTGCGGCGCGTGGGGCCTTCCCGGCCCGGGCGATCCCTCCGGCCCGTGCCGTCCATCCGGGCGCTCCGGTCCCGTACGCGGCGCGGTGCCGTCCTGCTCTCCGCCGGGATCCTGCTCACCGGCTGCGGCCTCGACCAGGACGGCGACGGCGTCGTCACCCCGCAGGACATCGCGGTCGCGCCGCGGGCCAAGGTCGCCGACGGCGGCACCCTCACCTGGGCGGTCGACACCCTGCCCAGCACCCTCAACACCTTCCAGACGGACGCCGACGCCACCACGCAGCGGGTCGCCGCGGCCGTCCTGCCCGCCCTGTTCACCACCGACGGGCGCGGCCGCCCGCAGCGCAACGCCGACTACCTGCGCTCGGCCGAGGTCGTCCAGCGCGAGCCCCACCAGGTCGTCGTCTACAAGCTCAACCCGAAGGCCGTCTGGAGCGACGGCAAGGCCCTCACCGCCGCCGACTTCGAGGCCCAGTGGAAGGCCCTGCGCGGCAAGGACAGCGCCTACTGGACGGCCCGCAACGCCGGCTACGACCGCATCGACCGGGTCGAGCGGGGTGCCGACGACCAGGAGGTCAAGGTCACCTTCGCCCGCAGCTGCGCCGACTGGCCCGCCCTGTTCACCCCGCTCTACCCGAAGGCCGTCATGAGCAGCGCGGACGGCTTCAACGACGGCGCCCGCAACGAACTCGCGCTCTCCGCCGGGCCCTTCCGGATCGCCGGGCGTGACAAACAGCAGGGCACCCTCACCCTCGCCCGCGACCCCAAGTGGTGGGGCGACCCGGCCAAGTTGGACCGGCTCGTGCTGCGGACGGTGCCGCGCGCCGAGCGGGCCGAGGCGCTGGCGGCCGGCAAGCTCGACCTCGCCGACGTCAGCGCCGCCGACGCCCGCCGCATCACGGACGCGAACAAGCCCGCGAAGCAGGACAAGGGCGATAAGCCGCCTGCCGCCGCGGCCCCGCGCTCCCCCGCCCTGCGCGGCGTCGTCGTCCGCAAATCCCTGGAGCCCGGGTACACCCAGCTCGCCCTCAACGGCGCGAGCGGCCCGCTCGCCGACGAGCGCGTCCGCCGGGCCGTCGCCCGCGCCATCGACCGCCGGGCCCTCGCCAAATCCGTCCTGGGACCGCTGGGCCTGCCCACCGAGCCGCTCGGCAGCCACCTCTTCCTCGCCGGGCAGGAGGGCTACGAGGACAACAGCGACGCCATCGGCGGCCCCGACCCCAAGGCCGCCCAGGCCCTCCTCGCGGACGCCGGCTGGGAGCAGGGCCGCGCCGACGGCCGCAGGACGGCGGCGGGGGCGGACGGAGCCGACGACCGCTCCGGTACGCCCGGCAGGACCGTCGAACTGCGGCCCGGCCCCCAGGCCGGGCCCGACCCCGCCGACGAGGACGAGGACGGGACGGAGGACGGCGCCGACGACTCCGAGGACGGGGGTGACCTCGAGAACGGCGGCGACGACGGCTCCTGGCCCGACGACAAGCGCACCGCCCGCGACGGCGGCGGCAAGGCGGCCGCGGCCCCGGTCCGCATGAAGAACGGCAAGAAGCTCACCCTCCGCTTCGTCGTGCCGGTGAGCGCCGGGACCGAGTCCCTGCGGTCCGTCGCCGACCACATCGCCCGGCGGCTCGACGCGGTCGGCATCGCCACCGAGATGACCAAGGTCGGGGACGTCGGCTTCTTCAAGGACCACATCGCCGCCGGCAGCTACGACCTCGCCCTCTACTCCTGGCCCGCCACCGCCTTCCCCGCGACCGACGCCCGCCCGCTCTTCGCCAAGCCGCAGCCCGCCGCGGACGGCTCCCTGGTGGTGGAGCAGAACTACACCCGGGTCGGCACCGACCGCATCGACCAGCTCTTCGACCAGGCCTCCACCGAACTCGACGCGGAAGCCTCCCGCGACCTCGCCGGCCGCGCGGACGCCCGCATCTGGGCCCTGGCGGGCTCGATCCCCCTATACCAGCGCCCCCAGCTGGTGGGCGCCCGCAAGACGGTCGTCAACGCGGGCGCGTTCGGGCTGGGGGCGCCGCGGTACCAGGACATCGGGTTCCGGAGGTGA
- a CDS encoding fumarate reductase/succinate dehydrogenase flavoprotein subunit — protein sequence MSRTARQAWDVVVVGAGGAGLRAAIEARERGMRCAVICKSLFGKAHTVMAEGGIAASMGNVNEGDNWQVHFRDTLRGGKFLNHWRMAELHAREAPDRVWELETWGAVFDRTRDGRISQRNFGGHEYPRLAHVGDRTGLELIRTLQQKIVSLQQEDHREFGDYEARLKVFQECTVTRLLKDGDRIAGVFGYDRESGRFFAMESPAVVLATGGIGKSFKVTSNSWEYTGDGHALALLAGASLINMEFVQFHPTGMVWPPSVKGILVTESVRGDGGVLRNSDGKRFMFDYVPDVFKEKYAESEAEGDRWYQDPDNNRRPPELLPRDEVARAINSEVKAGRGSPHGGVFLDVSTRLPAEDIKRKLPSMHHQFKELADVDITAEPMEVGPTCHYVMGGVDVDPDTAAAVGVPGLFAAGEVAGGMHGSNRLGGNSLSDLLVFGRRAGLYAAEHAASFPGAGRPVVSDADIEAAEAEALRPFSAEGEDPAAPQGPAENPYALHQELQQAMNDLVGIIRKGPEMEEALRWLTELRARSRRAGVEGHRQFNPGWHLALDLRNMLLVSECVARAALERTESRGGHTRDDHPAMDRRWRRLNLVCRLNGDSTEPGADPLLGRVRLERRAMPPIRDDLLALFDKEELVKYLTDEELTS from the coding sequence ATGTCGCGTACGGCCCGACAAGCCTGGGACGTCGTCGTGGTCGGTGCCGGGGGCGCCGGGCTGCGCGCCGCCATCGAGGCCCGTGAGCGGGGCATGCGCTGTGCCGTGATCTGCAAGTCGCTCTTCGGCAAGGCCCACACCGTGATGGCGGAGGGCGGCATCGCCGCCAGCATGGGCAACGTCAACGAGGGCGACAACTGGCAGGTCCACTTCCGCGACACCCTGCGCGGCGGCAAATTCCTCAATCACTGGCGGATGGCCGAGCTGCACGCCCGCGAGGCCCCCGACCGGGTCTGGGAGCTGGAGACCTGGGGCGCCGTCTTCGACCGCACCCGGGACGGGAGGATCTCGCAGCGGAACTTCGGCGGCCACGAGTACCCGCGGCTGGCGCACGTCGGCGACCGCACGGGCCTGGAGCTGATCCGCACCCTCCAGCAGAAGATCGTCTCGCTGCAGCAGGAGGACCACCGCGAGTTCGGCGACTACGAGGCCCGGCTGAAGGTCTTCCAGGAGTGCACGGTCACGCGCCTGCTCAAGGACGGCGACCGCATCGCGGGCGTCTTCGGCTACGACCGCGAGTCCGGCCGGTTCTTCGCCATGGAGTCGCCGGCCGTCGTGCTGGCGACCGGCGGGATCGGCAAGTCGTTCAAGGTGACGTCCAACTCCTGGGAGTACACCGGCGACGGGCACGCGCTCGCGCTGCTCGCCGGGGCGTCCCTGATCAACATGGAGTTCGTGCAGTTCCACCCGACCGGCATGGTCTGGCCGCCGTCCGTCAAGGGCATCCTCGTCACCGAGTCCGTCCGCGGCGACGGCGGGGTGCTGCGCAACAGCGACGGCAAGCGGTTCATGTTCGACTACGTCCCGGACGTCTTCAAGGAGAAGTACGCCGAGTCCGAGGCCGAGGGCGACCGCTGGTACCAGGACCCCGACAACAACCGCCGCCCGCCCGAGCTGCTCCCGCGCGACGAGGTGGCGCGCGCCATCAACTCCGAGGTCAAGGCGGGCCGCGGCTCCCCGCACGGGGGCGTCTTCCTCGACGTCTCCACCCGGCTGCCCGCCGAGGACATCAAGCGCAAACTGCCCTCCATGCACCACCAGTTCAAGGAGCTGGCGGACGTCGACATCACGGCGGAGCCGATGGAGGTCGGCCCCACCTGCCACTACGTGATGGGCGGGGTGGACGTCGACCCCGACACGGCGGCGGCGGTGGGCGTGCCCGGCCTGTTCGCCGCGGGCGAGGTCGCGGGCGGGATGCACGGCTCCAACCGGCTGGGCGGCAACTCCCTCTCCGACCTGCTGGTCTTCGGCCGCCGGGCGGGCCTGTACGCGGCCGAGCACGCCGCCTCCTTCCCCGGCGCCGGCCGGCCCGTGGTCTCCGACGCCGACATCGAGGCGGCGGAGGCGGAGGCCCTGCGCCCGTTCAGCGCGGAGGGCGAGGACCCGGCGGCCCCCCAGGGGCCGGCCGAGAACCCGTACGCCCTGCACCAGGAGCTCCAGCAGGCCATGAACGACCTGGTCGGCATCATCCGCAAGGGCCCGGAGATGGAGGAGGCGCTGCGCTGGCTGACCGAGCTGCGGGCCCGCTCCCGGCGGGCCGGCGTGGAGGGCCACCGCCAGTTCAACCCCGGCTGGCACCTCGCGCTCGACCTGCGGAACATGCTGCTGGTCAGCGAGTGCGTGGCCCGGGCGGCGCTGGAGCGCACCGAGAGCCGCGGCGGCCACACCCGCGACGACCACCCGGCGATGGACCGGCGGTGGCGCCGGCTGAACCTCGTGTGCCGGCTGAACGGGGACAGCACGGAGCCGGGCGCGGATCCGCTGCTGGGCCGGGTGCGCCTGGAGCGGCGCGCCATGCCGCCCATCCGTGACGACCTGCTCGCGCTCTTCGACAAGGAGGAGCTGGTGAAGTACCTGACGGACGAGGAGCTGACCTCTTGA
- a CDS encoding SpoIIE family protein phosphatase — MWQNNPPGSLYDYIRVASFSLGPDGRIEQWSERAAELFGIAARHAVGKDPLEVLAPADGHGRPHPSAPFLGEGGLDGREWTGLIPYQRGGRQPGAVGGPGAGDGASAAGRTAAEQSGLAEIYVMPTQNERGERAALCVAVDVRALRGIETDIAASEAVFGQSPLGFFFFGTDLTLLRVNESFAQAFGRPADWHRGRTPHDFLPRGEAERLTAALRQVLDTGKPVSDIQLVGPVPGHSERRRWSVSLYRLHSGSGRPIGVAALATDVTRRRRAEREAAGVRRNLALLNEAGARIGNSLDLETTARELLDVAVPQFCDLASVDLYQGLLAGDEAPPGLADGSAELRRVAYASAVSGAPLAGGEKPVQVGEVHRYPFHSPCAAALRTAQVQFIPRREGEDGPELGAVVQSTLAVPMVARDTVVGLAQFSRTKGSEPFGERDTALAVELAARAAVCIDNARLYRREHERAVILQRSLLPPGDPEAAGLEIACRYLPANAATEVGGDWFDVIELPGHRTALVVGDVMGRGLRAAVAMGELRTAVRTLAMLDLEPAEVLSALDEIAHGLGRPGGKQSSTRGVRGGVRAADLSEVYLATCVYAVYDPVTRRCTIANAGHLPPVLVKAGLPAELLDVPPGMPLGVGGELFEETVVDLPDGALLALYTDGLVESREHALDEGLEAFQDALTGPARPLEEVCEHVLGALDTHHGEDDIALLMARLRGLPAEHVGDWTLPAEPRSVARARELAREQLPLWGLESLVDTTELLVSELVTNALRYGEGEIRLRLLLDRTLVCEVWDGGLVQPRRRRARDTDEGGRGLQLVGLLSAAWGSRRTPHGKTVWFELALPDGEFPAPDAVEALMSLY; from the coding sequence ATGTGGCAGAACAACCCGCCCGGATCCCTCTACGACTACATCCGCGTCGCCTCCTTCTCCCTCGGGCCCGACGGGCGGATCGAGCAGTGGAGCGAGCGCGCGGCCGAGCTCTTCGGAATAGCGGCACGGCACGCCGTCGGCAAGGACCCGCTGGAGGTGCTGGCCCCGGCCGACGGGCACGGCCGCCCGCACCCGTCCGCCCCCTTCCTCGGCGAGGGCGGCCTCGACGGGCGCGAGTGGACGGGCCTGATCCCGTATCAGCGCGGCGGCCGGCAGCCCGGAGCGGTCGGCGGGCCGGGGGCCGGTGACGGAGCGTCCGCCGCCGGCAGGACCGCCGCCGAGCAGTCCGGGCTCGCCGAGATCTACGTGATGCCCACGCAGAACGAGCGCGGGGAGCGCGCCGCGCTCTGCGTCGCCGTGGACGTCCGGGCCCTGCGCGGAATAGAGACCGACATCGCGGCCTCCGAAGCCGTTTTCGGCCAATCTCCCCTGGGATTCTTCTTCTTCGGCACCGACCTCACGCTGCTGCGCGTCAACGAGAGCTTCGCTCAGGCCTTCGGCCGGCCCGCCGACTGGCACCGCGGCCGCACCCCGCACGACTTCCTGCCCCGCGGCGAGGCCGAGCGGCTCACCGCCGCCCTGCGCCAAGTCCTCGACACCGGAAAGCCGGTGTCGGACATCCAGCTCGTCGGGCCCGTGCCCGGGCACAGCGAACGCCGCCGCTGGTCGGTCTCGCTCTACCGGCTGCACAGCGGCAGCGGGCGGCCCATCGGCGTCGCCGCGCTCGCCACCGACGTCACCCGGCGCCGCCGCGCCGAGCGCGAAGCCGCCGGCGTCCGCCGCAACCTGGCCCTGCTCAACGAGGCCGGGGCCCGCATCGGCAACTCCCTGGACCTGGAGACCACCGCCCGCGAACTGCTGGACGTCGCCGTCCCCCAGTTCTGCGACCTCGCCTCCGTGGACCTCTACCAGGGCCTGCTCGCCGGCGACGAGGCCCCGCCCGGGCTCGCCGACGGCAGCGCCGAGCTGCGCCGCGTCGCCTACGCCAGCGCGGTCTCCGGCGCGCCCCTGGCCGGCGGCGAGAAGCCCGTCCAGGTCGGCGAGGTGCACCGCTACCCCTTCCACTCGCCGTGCGCCGCCGCGCTGCGCACCGCGCAGGTGCAGTTCATCCCGCGCCGGGAGGGCGAGGACGGCCCCGAGCTCGGCGCCGTCGTGCAGTCCACGCTCGCCGTGCCGATGGTCGCCCGCGACACCGTGGTGGGGCTCGCGCAGTTCTCCCGCACTAAGGGCAGCGAGCCCTTCGGCGAACGCGACACCGCCCTCGCAGTCGAGCTGGCCGCCCGCGCCGCCGTCTGCATCGACAACGCCCGCCTGTACCGGCGCGAACACGAGCGCGCCGTCATCCTCCAGCGCAGCCTCCTGCCCCCCGGCGACCCCGAGGCCGCCGGCCTGGAGATCGCCTGCCGCTACCTGCCCGCCAACGCGGCCACCGAGGTCGGCGGCGACTGGTTCGACGTCATCGAACTGCCCGGGCACCGCACCGCCCTCGTCGTCGGCGACGTCATGGGCCGCGGCCTGCGCGCGGCCGTCGCCATGGGCGAGCTGCGCACGGCCGTCCGCACCCTGGCCATGCTCGACCTCGAACCCGCCGAGGTGCTCTCCGCCCTCGACGAGATCGCCCACGGGCTCGGCCGCCCTGGCGGCAAGCAGTCCTCCACCCGCGGCGTACGGGGCGGGGTGCGCGCCGCCGACCTCTCCGAGGTCTACCTCGCCACCTGCGTCTACGCCGTCTACGACCCCGTCACCCGGCGCTGCACCATCGCCAACGCCGGCCACCTGCCGCCCGTCCTGGTCAAGGCCGGACTCCCCGCCGAGCTGCTCGACGTCCCGCCCGGCATGCCGCTCGGCGTCGGCGGCGAGCTCTTCGAGGAAACCGTCGTCGACCTGCCCGACGGCGCGCTGCTCGCCCTCTACACCGACGGCCTCGTCGAATCCCGCGAGCACGCCCTGGACGAGGGCCTGGAGGCCTTCCAGGATGCCCTCACCGGCCCCGCCCGCCCCCTCGAAGAGGTCTGCGAGCACGTCCTCGGCGCGCTCGACACTCACCACGGCGAGGACGACATCGCCCTCCTCATGGCCCGCCTGCGCGGCCTGCCGGCCGAGCACGTCGGCGACTGGACGCTGCCCGCCGAACCCCGCTCGGTCGCCCGCGCCCGCGAACTCGCCCGCGAACAGCTCCCCCTGTGGGGCCTGGAAAGCCTCGTCGACACGACCGAGCTGCTGGTCAGCGAGCTCGTCACCAACGCCCTCCGCTACGGCGAGGGCGAGATCCGGCTCCGGCTCCTCCTGGACCGCACCCTGGTGTGCGAGGTCTGGGACGGCGGCCTGGTCCAGCCCCGGCGCCGGCGCGCCCGCGACACCGACGAGGGCGGCCGCGGCCTGCAGCTCGTCGGCCTGCTGAGCGCGGCCTGGGGCAGCCGCCGCACCCCCCACGGCAAGACGGTCTGGTTCGAGCTCGCCCTGCCGGACGGGGAGTTCCCGGCACCGGACGCGGTGGAGGCGTTGATGAGTCTGTACTGA
- a CDS encoding helix-turn-helix domain-containing protein: MPPRSTPTARQKRLGTELRKMRIAAGMTTEFAAGLLGVPRTNVPNMESGRSGISADRVRALASNYGCTDTELIEALASMAAERGKGWWESYRGALPAAFLDIAEMEWHATRLRIALTVHLPGLLQIEDHARALFEHVVPRLPEAEIEARVAHRMDRAQVLDKAKPPQVDVIVHEAALRMEFGGRKVSRLQLAHLLDASRRDNVTLRVIPFRSGGFPGAGHSVIYAEALVPQLDVAELDCSHGPDFLDSEMQLRKYRTQLEQLEAVTLAPEPSRDFIRDIVHQL; the protein is encoded by the coding sequence ATGCCTCCTAGGAGCACGCCAACAGCGCGTCAGAAGCGGCTCGGCACCGAGCTGCGGAAGATGCGCATCGCCGCGGGAATGACCACTGAGTTCGCGGCCGGTCTGCTGGGCGTGCCCCGCACGAACGTGCCGAACATGGAATCGGGGCGATCAGGCATCAGCGCCGACCGGGTACGCGCCCTGGCCAGCAACTACGGCTGCACCGACACGGAGTTGATCGAGGCGCTGGCCTCGATGGCAGCGGAGCGCGGGAAGGGTTGGTGGGAGTCCTATCGTGGGGCGTTGCCCGCCGCGTTTCTGGATATCGCGGAGATGGAATGGCATGCCACCCGGCTGCGGATCGCATTGACCGTGCACCTTCCCGGACTGCTCCAGATCGAAGACCACGCTCGTGCGCTGTTCGAGCATGTTGTGCCGCGCCTTCCCGAGGCCGAGATCGAAGCCCGGGTAGCCCACCGCATGGACAGGGCGCAAGTCCTCGACAAAGCGAAGCCGCCCCAGGTCGACGTGATCGTCCATGAAGCGGCGCTGCGCATGGAGTTCGGCGGCCGAAAGGTGTCGCGCCTGCAGCTCGCTCACCTCCTCGACGCAAGCCGCCGCGACAACGTGACGCTGCGGGTCATCCCGTTCCGAAGCGGCGGCTTCCCCGGAGCTGGTCACTCGGTCATCTACGCCGAGGCCCTGGTTCCTCAACTCGACGTGGCCGAACTCGACTGCTCTCACGGTCCGGATTTCCTCGATTCGGAGATGCAGCTCAGGAAGTACCGTACCCAGCTGGAGCAGTTGGAGGCGGTGACGCTCGCACCAGAGCCGTCACGCGACTTCATCCGCGATATCGTCCACCAGCTCTAG